One window from the genome of Streptococcus salivarius encodes:
- a CDS encoding inositol monophosphatase family protein has product MENKLIFAKEIIKEAGAFIKESLSKTITVEEKTAFDDLVTNIDKQTQDLLVARIKSAFPSDNIFAEENGLVHNIKDGNVWVLDPIDGTVNFIVQQDNFCVMIAYYEEGQGKFGLIYNVMADQLFYGGGQFDVYCNDKLLPAYKSRPLDRCLVASNGAMYAKNFHGLKDLIDKTLGVRVYGGAGLSMSKVLSGQILAYFSVIYPWDYAAASIMGEKLGYHLETITGEPLDYSSRQAVMLVPKDRLEEIKHIMGSEN; this is encoded by the coding sequence TTGGAAAATAAACTGATTTTCGCCAAAGAAATCATCAAAGAAGCTGGTGCTTTTATCAAAGAAAGTTTAAGTAAAACAATTACGGTCGAAGAAAAGACGGCTTTTGATGATTTAGTCACTAATATTGACAAACAAACACAAGATTTACTCGTGGCACGTATTAAATCTGCCTTCCCTTCAGACAATATTTTCGCTGAAGAAAATGGCTTGGTGCATAATATCAAAGATGGAAATGTCTGGGTCTTGGATCCTATTGATGGAACGGTCAATTTTATTGTCCAACAAGATAATTTTTGTGTGATGATTGCCTACTATGAAGAGGGACAAGGAAAATTTGGTCTCATTTATAACGTCATGGCTGATCAACTTTTCTATGGTGGTGGCCAGTTTGATGTGTATTGTAATGACAAATTGCTTCCAGCCTATAAAAGTCGACCATTAGACCGTTGCCTAGTCGCTAGCAATGGAGCCATGTACGCTAAAAATTTTCATGGCTTAAAAGACCTTATTGATAAGACCTTGGGTGTTCGTGTCTACGGTGGTGCCGGTTTAAGCATGTCAAAAGTCCTATCTGGCCAAATTTTAGCTTACTTTTCAGTTATTTACCCATGGGACTATGCCGCAGCAAGTATTATGGGAGAAAAATTGGGTTATCACCTTGAGACCATTACTGGAGAACCACTGGATTATTCTAGTCGTCAAGCTGTGATGCTTGTCCCTAAAGACAGACTTGAAGAAATCAAGCATATTATGGGCTCAGAAAATTAA
- a CDS encoding UPF0223 family protein, giving the protein MTKGNYSYPLDPSWSTEEITTVLHFLSQVEKAYESKVDRDQLLQAYKVFKTVVPGKAPEKQLDKAFEEASGFSTYQAVKAAKAKDKGFVSLGK; this is encoded by the coding sequence ATGACTAAAGGAAATTATTCCTACCCACTCGATCCATCATGGAGCACTGAGGAAATTACCACAGTGCTTCATTTTTTGAGTCAGGTAGAAAAAGCATACGAGAGCAAGGTTGACCGTGACCAACTCTTGCAAGCCTATAAGGTATTTAAAACTGTTGTCCCAGGCAAAGCGCCTGAAAAGCAACTAGACAAGGCCTTTGAAGAAGCTAGCGGTTTTTCAACCTATCAAGCTGTCAAAGCTGCTAAAGCAAAAGATAAAGGATTTGTATCACTTGGAAAATAA
- a CDS encoding DUF1858 domain-containing protein: protein MTTNTIDLSQPVATIIKEHPEVKELLIDLGFKPLSNPAMLNTVGKVTSLKAGSKLANIPLEKIKQTLLFNGYDVIGD, encoded by the coding sequence ATGACTACCAACACTATAGATTTATCACAACCTGTTGCAACAATCATTAAAGAGCATCCAGAGGTTAAGGAATTACTGATTGATCTCGGTTTCAAGCCCTTGTCTAACCCAGCTATGCTAAATACTGTCGGTAAGGTAACAAGTCTAAAGGCTGGATCTAAGTTAGCAAATATTCCCTTAGAAAAAATTAAGCAAACCTTGCTGTTCAATGGTTATGACGTAATTGGTGACTGA
- a CDS encoding restriction endonuclease subunit S, whose protein sequence is MSEKERPQLIIDYEANTDKLVRLGDVVDQFKGKAVPAKAEPGEFAVINLSDMTPNGIAYDDLKTFSEERRKLLRFLLEDGDVLIASKGTVQKVAVFEDQGKREVVASSNITVLRPKEKLRGFYIKFFLETEIGRAYLDYADKGKAVLNLSTADLLDIKIPEIPIVKQDYQIAAYLRGRADYHRKMVRAEQEWKNIQHNVTEALFGN, encoded by the coding sequence ATGTCTGAAAAAGAAAGACCTCAACTGATTATCGATTACGAAGCTAATACAGACAAACTTGTTCGTTTAGGCGATGTTGTCGATCAATTTAAAGGAAAAGCTGTCCCTGCTAAGGCAGAACCTGGCGAATTCGCTGTCATTAATCTATCGGATATGACACCCAACGGCATTGCCTACGATGACCTTAAAACGTTTTCTGAGGAACGCCGTAAACTTTTACGATTTCTCTTAGAAGATGGAGATGTTCTTATTGCTTCTAAGGGAACTGTACAAAAAGTTGCTGTTTTCGAAGATCAGGGCAAGCGAGAAGTTGTCGCCTCATCAAATATCACAGTATTACGACCTAAGGAAAAACTCCGTGGTTTCTACATCAAGTTTTTCCTTGAGACAGAGATTGGTCGTGCCTATTTAGACTATGCTGATAAGGGAAAGGCTGTCCTAAATTTATCGACGGCTGACCTCTTAGACATCAAAATTCCTGAGATACCAATTGTGAAGCAAGATTATCAAATTGCTGCCTACTTGCGTGGGCGTGCTGATTACCACCGTAAGATGGTGAGGGCAGAGCAGGAGTGGAAAAATATCCAGCATAATGTCACAGAAGCTCTATTTGGAAATTAA
- the tpx gene encoding thiol peroxidase encodes MPTFIGKLVTVAEDKQLQVGDTLRDFNLTTTDLTKKSLSEFDGKKKVISIVPSIDTGICSTQTRTFNKELSELDDTVVITISVDLPFAQARWCGAEGLENAIMLSDYYDNSFGKDYGVLIEEWHLLARAVLVADADNKITYVEYLDNINTDPNYEAAVAAVKSL; translated from the coding sequence ATGCCAACATTTATTGGAAAACTAGTTACAGTAGCAGAAGACAAACAACTTCAAGTTGGAGATACCTTGCGTGACTTTAACTTGACCACAACAGATTTGACGAAAAAATCACTTTCAGAATTCGATGGAAAGAAAAAAGTTATCTCTATCGTTCCATCAATCGATACTGGAATCTGTTCAACTCAAACACGTACCTTTAATAAGGAATTGTCAGAATTAGACGATACAGTAGTTATTACTATTTCAGTGGACCTACCATTTGCACAAGCTCGTTGGTGTGGTGCTGAAGGACTTGAAAATGCCATCATGCTTTCTGACTACTATGATAATAGTTTCGGTAAAGATTATGGTGTCCTCATTGAAGAATGGCACTTGTTAGCACGTGCAGTTTTAGTGGCAGATGCTGACAATAAGATTACTTATGTCGAATATTTGGACAATATCAATACTGATCCAAACTATGAAGCAGCAGTAGCAGCGGTTAAAAGCTTATAA
- a CDS encoding O-acetylhomoserine aminocarboxypropyltransferase/cysteine synthase family protein, whose protein sequence is MSREFSFETLQLHAGQTPDKETKSRAVPIYQTTSYVFDDAQEGEDLFALRKPGNIYTRITNPTVAVLEERIAALEGGVGALATASGMAAITYAILGLAHAGDHVVAATTLYGGTFNLLKETLPRYGITTTFVDVDNPEEIEAAIKDNTKLVLIESLGNPLINIPDFEKIAEIAHSHKIPLVADNTFGTPYLINVISHGVDIVVHSATKFIGGHGTTIGGLIVDSGKFDWEASGKFPQLVDEDPSYHNISYTRDVGPAAFVTALRTQLLRDTGAALAPFNAFLLLQGLETLSLRVERHVENTKKIVDFLENHPKVEKVNYPGLPSSPYYDLAQKYFPKGTGSIFTFHVKGGQDEARTVIDNLEIFSDLANVADAKSLVVHPATTTHQQLAEADLLACGVTPNQIRISVGLENADDLIEDLKLALDKI, encoded by the coding sequence ATGTCACGAGAATTTTCATTTGAAACCTTACAATTACACGCTGGACAAACACCTGACAAGGAAACAAAATCACGTGCTGTTCCAATTTACCAAACCACTTCATATGTTTTTGACGACGCTCAAGAAGGTGAAGATCTCTTTGCCCTTAGAAAGCCTGGTAATATTTACACACGTATTACCAATCCAACAGTAGCAGTACTTGAAGAACGTATTGCAGCCCTCGAAGGGGGTGTTGGGGCCTTGGCTACAGCATCAGGTATGGCTGCAATCACCTATGCTATCCTTGGTTTGGCACATGCTGGCGATCATGTTGTTGCCGCGACAACCCTCTATGGTGGGACATTCAATCTCTTAAAAGAAACTCTTCCACGCTATGGTATCACAACAACTTTTGTAGATGTTGACAATCCTGAAGAAATTGAAGCTGCTATCAAAGATAATACCAAGCTTGTCTTGATTGAGTCTTTGGGAAATCCGCTTATCAATATTCCTGATTTTGAAAAAATTGCTGAGATTGCTCACAGTCATAAGATTCCATTGGTTGCTGACAATACTTTTGGAACTCCATATCTCATCAATGTTATCTCCCATGGTGTAGATATCGTGGTTCATTCTGCAACTAAGTTTATCGGTGGACATGGAACAACTATTGGAGGTCTTATCGTCGATTCTGGTAAATTTGACTGGGAAGCTTCAGGCAAATTCCCACAGTTGGTTGACGAGGACCCATCTTACCACAATATCAGCTATACGCGTGATGTTGGTCCAGCAGCATTTGTAACTGCCCTTCGTACACAACTTTTGCGTGACACAGGGGCTGCCTTGGCACCTTTCAATGCTTTCTTGCTCTTGCAAGGACTTGAAACACTTTCACTTCGTGTCGAACGCCACGTCGAAAATACTAAAAAAATCGTAGACTTTTTGGAAAATCATCCAAAAGTTGAAAAAGTTAACTATCCTGGATTACCATCAAGTCCTTACTATGATTTGGCACAAAAATACTTCCCTAAAGGAACAGGCTCTATTTTCACTTTCCATGTTAAAGGTGGACAAGACGAAGCACGTACCGTAATTGATAATCTTGAAATCTTCTCAGATTTAGCCAACGTTGCTGATGCAAAATCTTTGGTGGTGCACCCTGCAACAACAACTCACCAACAATTGGCAGAAGCTGATTTACTAGCTTGTGGTGTCACTCCAAATCAAATTCGTATCTCAGTTGGTTTGGAAAACGCAGATGATTTGATTGAAGATTTAAAACTAGCCCTTGATAAAATTTAA
- the truB gene encoding tRNA pseudouridine(55) synthase TruB, with protein sequence MISGIINLKKEAGMTSHDAVFKLRKILHEKKIGHGGTLDPDVTGVLPIAVGKATRVIEYMTEAGKVYEGEITIGFSTTTEDTSGDVVQTTPVTELDEETVDMAMASFEGEITQIPPMYSAVKVNGKKLYEYARAGEEVERPQRQVTISEFVRTSPIELENNTAKFTFRVACSKGTYVRTLSVDLGAKLGYASHMSALRRTASAGLTLDKALTLSQISEMIEAGDTSFLLPIEFGVQDLPAVQVTEDDAKEISFGRFITIDSQEPLVAAFIGDKVLAIMEKRNQVYKPRKVLSQ encoded by the coding sequence ATGATTTCAGGAATTATTAATCTAAAAAAAGAGGCTGGGATGACCAGTCATGATGCTGTTTTTAAACTACGCAAAATATTACATGAGAAAAAAATTGGGCACGGCGGAACTCTTGATCCAGATGTTACTGGTGTTCTACCTATAGCGGTTGGAAAAGCTACTCGTGTTATTGAATACATGACAGAAGCAGGTAAAGTCTATGAAGGCGAAATCACCATTGGATTTTCGACAACTACCGAGGATACTAGTGGAGATGTCGTTCAAACAACTCCAGTTACAGAGTTAGATGAAGAAACCGTCGATATGGCAATGGCTAGTTTTGAGGGAGAAATCACACAAATTCCTCCTATGTATTCAGCGGTTAAGGTCAACGGAAAGAAACTTTATGAGTACGCACGCGCTGGAGAAGAAGTAGAGCGTCCACAACGTCAAGTGACAATTTCCGAATTTGTCCGTACCTCTCCTATTGAATTGGAAAACAATACCGCAAAATTCACCTTCCGTGTTGCTTGTAGCAAGGGGACTTATGTCCGTACTTTATCTGTCGATTTGGGTGCTAAACTCGGATACGCGAGTCATATGTCTGCTCTTCGTCGAACAGCCTCAGCTGGTCTAACCTTAGATAAGGCACTAACACTCTCACAAATTTCAGAAATGATAGAAGCGGGGGATACTTCCTTCCTCCTTCCCATCGAATTTGGTGTTCAGGACCTACCAGCTGTTCAAGTCACTGAGGATGATGCTAAAGAAATTTCATTTGGTCGCTTTATTACTATCGATAGCCAAGAACCCTTAGTTGCGGCCTTTATAGGAGACAAGGTTCTAGCCATCATGGAAAAGCGAAATCAAGTTTATAAACCTAGAAAAGTATTAAGTCAATGA
- a CDS encoding DUF438 domain-containing protein codes for MEDNRIQILKEILLDLHHGASPESVQERFNQHFKGVSALEISMMEHELMSSEDGVTFEDVMSLCNVHANLFKGAIADVEVADADQEGHPVYVFKQENLALRSAILRIRRIIENISKPENEDFKSDLFNGLKHQMTLLGQFHNHYTRKEKLFFPIMERYGHDSPPKVMWGVDDDIRKLFRAAEAKLKELPEADLEEFSKSFEAFSEEFEAMIFKEEAILLMILLETFTQDDWLSIAEESDAYGYAIIKPTAVWKPKRERFEEVNADTSQEQSELSSDEHLDNTRIIDTPEGQFTISFTPKPKTETVVDRETTQPFGNGYLSVEQANLILNHLPLEITFVNKDDIFQYYNDNVPANEMVFKRTPSQIGRNVELCHPPKVLDKVKKIFELLKSGERDQVPMWFKSERLGKFVYVTYAAVRDDKGDFQGVLEYVQDIQPFFELESDLNRDID; via the coding sequence ATGGAAGATAATCGTATTCAAATACTCAAAGAAATTCTACTAGATTTGCACCATGGAGCCAGTCCTGAGAGTGTTCAAGAGCGCTTCAATCAACACTTCAAGGGAGTATCAGCCCTCGAAATCTCTATGATGGAGCATGAATTGATGTCATCAGAAGATGGGGTTACCTTTGAAGACGTAATGAGCCTCTGTAATGTCCACGCTAACCTCTTTAAAGGTGCTATTGCAGATGTGGAAGTGGCAGACGCTGATCAAGAGGGCCACCCTGTTTATGTGTTTAAACAAGAGAATTTAGCCCTACGTTCAGCTATTCTCCGTATCCGACGTATCATAGAAAATATTAGTAAGCCTGAAAATGAAGATTTTAAATCTGACCTGTTCAATGGACTGAAGCATCAGATGACTCTACTTGGTCAATTCCATAATCATTATACGCGTAAAGAAAAGCTTTTCTTTCCAATAATGGAGCGTTACGGCCATGACTCCCCTCCAAAAGTGATGTGGGGAGTAGACGATGACATCCGAAAACTTTTTAGAGCGGCAGAAGCTAAACTAAAAGAACTTCCAGAGGCTGATTTAGAAGAATTTTCAAAGTCTTTCGAAGCATTCTCAGAAGAGTTTGAAGCCATGATTTTCAAAGAAGAGGCTATCTTACTTATGATTCTGCTTGAAACCTTCACGCAAGACGATTGGCTTTCGATTGCCGAAGAAAGCGATGCCTATGGCTATGCAATAATAAAACCTACAGCTGTCTGGAAACCTAAGCGTGAGCGTTTTGAGGAGGTAAATGCTGATACATCGCAAGAACAATCTGAACTAAGTAGTGACGAACATCTGGACAATACCCGAATTATTGACACTCCCGAAGGGCAGTTCACCATCAGCTTCACTCCAAAACCAAAAACTGAAACTGTCGTAGATAGAGAAACGACTCAGCCTTTTGGCAATGGTTATCTTTCTGTGGAGCAGGCCAATCTCATTCTCAACCATCTTCCTTTGGAAATCACTTTCGTCAATAAAGACGATATTTTCCAGTACTATAATGATAATGTTCCCGCCAATGAAATGGTTTTTAAACGAACACCTAGCCAAATTGGACGAAACGTTGAACTTTGTCATCCGCCAAAAGTGCTTGATAAGGTCAAGAAAATCTTTGAATTACTGAAGAGTGGGGAGCGTGACCAAGTTCCAATGTGGTTCAAATCTGAACGTTTAGGGAAATTCGTTTATGTTACCTATGCAGCTGTTAGAGATGACAAGGGAGACTTTCAGGGTGTCCTAGAATATGTGCAGGATATTCAGCCTTTCTTTGAATTGGAAAGCGACCTTAATAGAGATATCGATTAA
- a CDS encoding bifunctional riboflavin kinase/FAD synthetase, translated as MKVTSINDYKDIHQEKETVLVLGYFDALHRGHKVLFDKARQIADEKQLEVAVLTFNESPQLTFQRYTDDLLLHITAPKRRCDLFEAYGTDQLYLTDFNSDFARTSSDDFIARHIKRLKAQEVVVGFDYKFGHHRTDVDYLARNFSGNVHVIEEQQSDGEKISSTRVRQLIREGNVKEANKLLGHEFSTRGIVVHGDARGRTIGFPTANLAPIDRTFLPADGVYVADVVIDGKRYRSMTSLGKNVTFGGTELRLEANIFDFEGDIYGKTIEVFWLDYIRDMIKFNNIEELCAQLEADKKIAEKF; from the coding sequence ATGAAAGTAACTTCTATTAATGATTATAAAGATATCCATCAGGAAAAGGAAACGGTTCTTGTCTTAGGGTATTTCGATGCTCTTCACCGTGGTCATAAGGTCCTTTTTGATAAGGCGCGCCAGATTGCTGATGAAAAACAGCTTGAAGTAGCTGTCCTTACCTTTAATGAGAGTCCTCAATTGACTTTTCAAAGGTATACGGATGATCTCCTCCTTCATATCACAGCACCCAAGAGACGCTGTGATCTTTTTGAAGCCTATGGAACAGATCAGCTTTACTTAACAGATTTCAATAGTGATTTTGCCCGAACGAGTTCAGATGATTTCATTGCCCGCCATATTAAGCGTTTAAAAGCTCAAGAGGTTGTTGTGGGCTTTGATTACAAGTTTGGACATCATCGAACAGATGTGGACTATCTAGCCCGTAATTTTTCTGGTAATGTTCATGTTATTGAGGAACAACAAAGCGATGGTGAAAAGATTTCGTCAACACGTGTACGTCAATTAATACGAGAAGGTAATGTTAAAGAAGCCAATAAACTTCTTGGCCACGAATTCTCGACACGTGGCATCGTGGTACATGGTGATGCCCGTGGGCGTACCATTGGTTTTCCAACTGCTAATTTAGCACCAATCGACAGAACTTTTCTCCCTGCTGATGGCGTCTATGTTGCTGATGTGGTGATTGATGGTAAACGCTATCGTTCCATGACTAGCCTAGGTAAAAACGTTACCTTTGGGGGAACAGAACTCCGCCTTGAAGCCAATATCTTTGATTTCGAAGGCGATATTTATGGAAAAACAATCGAAGTTTTTTGGCTAGATTATATCCGTGATATGATTAAGTTCAATAATATAGAGGAACTTTGCGCTCAACTGGAGGCCGATAAAAAAATCGCGGAAAAATTTTAA
- a CDS encoding Spx/MgsR family RNA polymerase-binding regulatory protein yields the protein MVTLFLSPSCTSCRKARAWLTNHEVAFDEHNIITSPLTHDELMKILSYTENGTEDIISTRSKVFQKLNIDVDDLTIKELIQLISEYPNLLRRPIIMDNKRMQIGFNEDEIRAFLPRDYRKQELRQATIRAEIEGNND from the coding sequence ATGGTAACTTTATTTTTATCACCTAGCTGCACCAGCTGTAGGAAAGCACGAGCCTGGTTGACCAATCATGAAGTTGCTTTTGACGAACACAATATTATCACGAGCCCATTAACTCACGATGAGTTGATGAAGATTTTGTCTTACACGGAAAACGGTACTGAAGATATCATTTCAACCCGTTCAAAAGTCTTTCAGAAGCTGAATATCGATGTGGATGATTTGACCATCAAGGAACTCATTCAATTGATTTCTGAATATCCAAATCTTCTTCGTCGACCTATCATTATGGACAACAAACGCATGCAAATCGGTTTCAACGAAGATGAAATTCGTGCCTTTTTGCCTCGTGATTATAGAAAGCAAGAATTGCGTCAAGCGACCATTCGAGCTGAAATTGAGGGTAACAATGACTAA
- a CDS encoding HAD hydrolase family protein: MKFVFDLDGTLCFDGMTMSKDLQKVLLTAPKYGHEIIFATARSYRDCLSILEGELRKLTVVGLNGGEVFQDEHLVSQYTIPSPALRTIVSYCDTYNLPYFIDDTFNYAIQNPEQIPFLSNVDPLNKARILPVHELNEPIKVVIPLVEHEDIREDLIFNLNKLEGLDLSYHDIERCLYINPKGVTKASTVLNHFGKDFVAFGNDQNDISLFKNAIYGVQIGDYPYLKNFADEVIPAINAVIAEKIRLLFEKF; the protein is encoded by the coding sequence ATGAAATTTGTTTTTGATTTGGATGGAACCCTATGTTTTGATGGTATGACCATGTCAAAAGACCTACAAAAGGTTCTTTTAACTGCACCAAAATACGGTCATGAAATTATTTTTGCAACAGCACGCTCTTACAGAGACTGTCTTAGTATTTTAGAGGGAGAATTGAGAAAGCTGACAGTAGTTGGCTTAAACGGTGGTGAAGTCTTCCAAGATGAACACTTAGTATCACAATACACAATACCTTCTCCTGCTCTAAGAACGATTGTTAGCTACTGTGATACTTATAATCTCCCTTATTTTATTGATGATACCTTTAATTATGCTATTCAAAATCCTGAGCAAATCCCTTTTCTTTCAAATGTTGATCCATTAAACAAAGCAAGGATTTTGCCTGTTCATGAACTTAATGAGCCTATCAAAGTTGTTATTCCACTTGTAGAGCATGAAGATATACGTGAAGACCTTATCTTTAATCTAAACAAACTGGAAGGTTTAGACCTTAGTTATCATGATATCGAAAGGTGTCTTTACATTAATCCTAAAGGTGTGACCAAGGCTAGTACTGTTTTAAACCACTTTGGTAAAGACTTTGTAGCTTTTGGAAATGATCAAAATGATATTTCTCTTTTCAAAAATGCTATATATGGAGTGCAAATTGGTGATTATCCCTACCTAAAAAACTTTGCGGATGAGGTTATTCCTGCAATTAATGCAGTTATTGCTGAAAAAATTAGACTACTGTTTGAAAAATTCTAA